In Pedobacter sp. WC2423, the following are encoded in one genomic region:
- a CDS encoding sodium-translocating pyrophosphatase: MNFLQQNLIYFIPLFGLVGILVMAFQSAWVTRQEAGDKNMSELAGYIADGAMAFLKAEWKVLSYFVIIAGILLAWSGTLTGTAASPIHSSPIIAAAFLIGAVFSAFAGYLGMRIATKANVRTTQAARTSLAQALKVSFRGGTVMGFGVAGLAILGLGTLFIILYHTFVHPGSPESSAELKKTIEVLAGFSLGAESIALFARVGGGIYTKAADVGADLVGKVEAGIPEDDVRNPATIADNVGDNVGDVAGMGADLFGSYVATILATMVLGQEIISEDLFGGMAPVLLPMLIAGLGLIFSIVASLFVKIKKETDSVQSALNIGNWLSIILTAIASYFAVRWLLPPVMSIRGFEFTQLSVYYAILIGLAVGTLMSLITEYYTAMGNRPVNSIIQQSSTGHATNIIGGLSVGMESTVLPILVLAAGIYSSYYFAGFYGVAIAAAGMMATTAMQLAIDAFGPIADNAGGIAEMSGLPKEVRERTDMLDAVGNTTAATGKGFAIASAALTSLALFAAFAGISGITSIDIYKANVLAGLFVGGMIPFIFSSLCIAAVGRAAMAMVQEVRRQFKEIPGIMEYKAKPEYEKCVAISTEASIREMMLPGAIALIVPVIVGFTFGPEVLGGLLAGVTVSGVLMGIFQSNAGGAWDNAKKSFEKGVMIEGKMEYKGSDPHKASVTGDTVGDPFKDTSGPSMNILIKLMSIVSLIIAPHIAVGIINPGTTEIRKEIQISKSTDSKGKIKIDTVKNVTDTLIHP; encoded by the coding sequence ATGAATTTTTTACAACAGAACTTAATTTACTTCATCCCCCTTTTTGGCCTCGTTGGGATACTAGTTATGGCCTTCCAAAGTGCCTGGGTAACCCGGCAGGAAGCAGGAGACAAAAACATGTCTGAGCTCGCAGGTTATATAGCAGACGGTGCTATGGCCTTTTTAAAAGCAGAATGGAAAGTACTCAGTTATTTTGTGATTATAGCTGGTATTTTACTGGCCTGGTCCGGTACACTCACCGGCACTGCTGCCAGCCCGATTCACTCCAGTCCCATTATCGCTGCAGCTTTTCTTATCGGTGCAGTATTTTCAGCTTTCGCAGGCTATTTAGGAATGCGCATCGCAACAAAGGCCAATGTCAGAACCACACAGGCCGCCAGAACAAGCTTAGCGCAGGCACTAAAAGTTTCCTTCAGAGGGGGAACAGTGATGGGATTTGGTGTTGCAGGTCTGGCCATTCTGGGTCTGGGTACCCTGTTCATTATCCTTTACCATACCTTTGTACATCCCGGATCTCCGGAATCTTCAGCAGAATTGAAAAAGACTATTGAAGTACTCGCAGGTTTCTCACTCGGCGCAGAAAGTATTGCCCTTTTCGCCAGAGTTGGCGGAGGAATTTATACCAAAGCAGCAGACGTTGGAGCTGACCTTGTAGGAAAAGTAGAAGCAGGAATTCCCGAAGACGATGTACGTAACCCCGCAACCATTGCAGATAATGTAGGAGATAACGTAGGTGATGTAGCCGGTATGGGCGCAGATTTATTCGGCTCTTACGTAGCTACTATTCTGGCAACAATGGTATTAGGACAAGAAATTATTTCCGAAGACCTGTTTGGAGGTATGGCTCCCGTACTCTTACCCATGCTGATTGCAGGTCTGGGATTAATATTCTCTATCGTGGCTTCCCTGTTTGTTAAAATCAAGAAAGAAACTGATAGCGTACAAAGCGCATTAAACATAGGTAACTGGCTATCTATCATATTAACCGCAATTGCCTCTTATTTTGCCGTTCGCTGGCTGTTACCCCCGGTTATGTCTATCCGCGGATTTGAGTTCACTCAGCTATCCGTTTATTATGCGATACTAATCGGCCTGGCTGTTGGCACATTGATGAGCCTGATTACAGAATACTATACCGCAATGGGAAACCGTCCGGTAAACTCAATTATTCAGCAATCTTCTACCGGTCATGCGACCAATATTATTGGCGGACTTTCTGTCGGTATGGAATCCACCGTATTACCTATTCTGGTACTCGCTGCCGGAATATACAGCTCCTATTACTTTGCAGGTTTTTACGGCGTAGCTATTGCAGCAGCCGGAATGATGGCTACCACAGCTATGCAGCTGGCTATTGATGCTTTTGGGCCAATTGCTGATAATGCAGGAGGAATAGCAGAAATGAGTGGATTACCAAAAGAAGTCAGAGAACGTACAGATATGCTTGATGCCGTAGGTAATACAACTGCAGCTACCGGAAAAGGCTTTGCAATTGCCTCAGCAGCGCTAACCTCCCTTGCCCTGTTTGCTGCATTTGCAGGAATTTCAGGTATCACCTCAATTGACATCTATAAAGCAAATGTACTGGCAGGCCTATTCGTAGGCGGCATGATTCCCTTCATCTTCTCTTCTCTTTGTATTGCGGCAGTAGGCCGGGCAGCGATGGCCATGGTACAAGAAGTGAGAAGGCAGTTTAAAGAAATTCCGGGGATTATGGAATATAAAGCCAAACCAGAGTATGAAAAATGCGTCGCCATTTCTACCGAAGCCTCTATTCGTGAAATGATGCTTCCCGGAGCAATCGCCTTAATCGTACCTGTTATTGTTGGCTTTACTTTTGGCCCCGAAGTGCTCGGAGGTCTGCTTGCAGGCGTAACCGTTTCGGGTGTTTTGATGGGAATCTTCCAGTCCAATGCCGGCGGTGCATGGGATAATGCGAAGAAATCTTTTGAAAAAGGAGTTATGATTGAAGGTAAAATGGAGTATAAAGGATCAGACCCGCACAAAGCATCTGTAACCGGCGATACCGTAGGAGATCCATTCAAAGATACCTCAGGCCCATCAATGAATATTCTGATCAAACTCATGTCTATCGTTTCGCTGATCATTGCACCACATATTGCTGTAGGGATTATTAACCCCGGTACAACAGAGATCAGGAAAGAAATACAAATCAGTAAATCGACTGACTCCAAAGGAAAAATTAAGATCGATACCGTTAAAAATGTGACAGATACTCTGATTCATCCTTAA
- a CDS encoding APC family permease, whose translation MNKEIEDSSFKRELGLLDGTMLVVGSMIGSGIFIVSADIARQVGSAGWLILIWVLTGLVTVVAAVSYGELSAMFPKAGGQYVYLKEAYNKLIAFLYGWSFFAVIQTGTIAAVGVAFSKFAAYLYEPLSDTNILYSIGSFHLNAAQLVSIVTIVLLTYINSRGVRDSKILQTFLTIIKIFSLLGLIAGGFLIAANTQVWNANWADAWNTRAFDAQNGSWVSIGGTALLSGIAAAMVGSLFSSDAWVGVTFIAGEIKRPERNVGLSLFFGTFIVSVIYISANLMYISVMPLNEIAFAKSDRVAVAAAQYIFGDVGTITIAVMIMISTFACNNGLIMAGARVYYTMAKDGLFFKKAALLNKSSVPGWALWFQCIWASFLCLTGKYGDLLDYVVIIVMIFYILTIYGIFILRRKRPDLVRPYKAFGYPVLPALYMVIAAAICVALLITKFSTCGWGVLIMLAGIPVYFFSKPKG comes from the coding sequence ATGAATAAAGAAATTGAGGATAGCTCTTTTAAGAGAGAGCTTGGTCTTTTAGACGGAACTATGCTTGTTGTAGGTTCCATGATCGGATCGGGGATATTTATTGTAAGTGCTGATATTGCCAGGCAGGTCGGCTCGGCGGGCTGGCTCATTCTGATCTGGGTATTGACAGGATTGGTGACGGTAGTGGCAGCGGTAAGTTATGGTGAGCTGAGTGCCATGTTTCCAAAAGCGGGTGGTCAGTATGTTTATTTGAAGGAGGCATATAATAAGCTGATCGCGTTTTTGTATGGGTGGAGCTTTTTTGCGGTGATTCAAACAGGAACAATCGCTGCGGTAGGGGTTGCTTTTTCTAAGTTTGCTGCTTATTTGTATGAGCCTTTGAGTGATACCAATATTTTATATAGTATAGGGTCTTTTCATTTAAATGCGGCGCAATTGGTTTCGATTGTTACGATTGTTTTGCTGACTTATATCAATAGCAGAGGGGTGAGGGATAGTAAAATTCTACAGACTTTTCTGACAATTATTAAGATTTTCTCGCTGCTGGGGTTAATTGCCGGTGGTTTTTTAATCGCGGCAAATACGCAGGTGTGGAATGCGAATTGGGCTGATGCCTGGAATACAAGGGCTTTTGATGCGCAAAATGGTTCGTGGGTTTCTATTGGTGGTACTGCTTTGCTTTCTGGTATCGCAGCGGCCATGGTGGGTTCGCTTTTTTCGAGTGATGCCTGGGTCGGGGTTACTTTTATTGCTGGTGAGATTAAAAGGCCTGAGCGTAATGTGGGTTTAAGTTTGTTTTTCGGAACTTTCATCGTGAGTGTGATTTATATCTCAGCGAATCTGATGTACATTTCTGTAATGCCTTTAAATGAGATTGCTTTTGCAAAGTCTGATCGTGTGGCTGTAGCGGCAGCACAATATATTTTTGGGGATGTGGGCACGATTACTATTGCTGTAATGATCATGATTTCAACTTTTGCTTGTAATAATGGACTCATTATGGCTGGGGCAAGGGTTTATTATACGATGGCAAAGGATGGGCTGTTTTTTAAGAAGGCGGCTTTGCTGAACAAGTCGAGTGTACCGGGCTGGGCTTTGTGGTTCCAGTGTATTTGGGCTTCTTTTCTTTGTTTAACGGGCAAGTATGGTGATTTACTGGATTATGTAGTGATCATTGTCATGATTTTTTATATCCTGACTATTTATGGGATATTTATTTTAAGAAGGAAACGGCCTGATCTGGTACGTCCGTATAAGGCGTTTGGGTACCCGGTATTGCCGGCTTTATATATGGTAATTGCTGCGGCTATTTGTGTGGCATTGTTGATTACTAAGTTTAGTACGTGTGGGTGGGGGGTGCTGATCATGCTCGCAGGTATACCGGTTTATTTCTTTTCTAAGCCGAAGGGATAA
- a CDS encoding TIGR01212 family radical SAM protein (This family includes YhcC from E. coli K-12, an uncharacterized radical SAM protein.), with protein sequence MGTPLDSGIKGYNNYGTHLKEKYKGQRVFKVIVDGGFTCPNRDGSKGYGGCTYCNVDSFTPELSRKLPTIREQLEQGMERGKGFYKADKFIVYFQPNTNTYAPVHYLKMMYDEALSINSEDVVGFSVGTRPDCIDAEKVALLESYADRFDVDLEMGMESIYDDTLNQINRGCSHAEFVEAVKLLDNSKLDLCVHTIFGFPWETEEMMLEYIHEINKFPKIKFVKFHHLHIVEGSIMGAKYKKEPFKLFTLEEYTDLLCKLIPLLRPDVVIQRLFGISDWDLLIAPNWGLNKSSIQTYIDREIEKRGIVQGSAYVPAVAAV encoded by the coding sequence TTGGGAACTCCATTAGATTCAGGCATAAAAGGTTATAATAATTACGGTACTCACCTTAAGGAAAAGTATAAAGGACAGCGTGTGTTCAAAGTGATTGTTGATGGTGGGTTTACCTGCCCTAACCGTGATGGTAGTAAGGGATATGGAGGTTGTACCTATTGTAATGTAGATTCTTTTACACCAGAGCTTTCCAGAAAGTTGCCTACTATCAGAGAGCAGCTGGAGCAGGGAATGGAGCGTGGTAAAGGATTTTATAAAGCGGATAAATTCATTGTTTATTTTCAGCCGAATACGAATACTTACGCACCGGTACATTATTTAAAAATGATGTATGATGAGGCTTTGTCTATTAATAGTGAAGATGTTGTCGGATTTTCTGTAGGAACACGCCCGGATTGTATTGATGCGGAAAAAGTAGCCTTACTTGAAAGTTATGCCGATCGTTTTGATGTGGATCTGGAAATGGGCATGGAATCTATTTATGATGATACGCTAAATCAGATCAACAGGGGGTGCAGTCATGCAGAGTTTGTAGAGGCTGTTAAGTTACTGGATAATAGTAAGCTTGATCTTTGTGTGCACACTATTTTTGGTTTTCCATGGGAAACTGAAGAGATGATGCTGGAATATATTCATGAGATCAATAAGTTCCCGAAAATTAAGTTTGTGAAGTTCCACCATCTTCATATTGTAGAAGGGTCTATCATGGGCGCCAAATACAAGAAAGAGCCTTTTAAATTGTTTACGCTCGAAGAATACACAGATCTGTTGTGTAAGCTGATCCCTTTATTAAGACCGGATGTTGTTATTCAGCGTCTGTTCGGTATTTCTGACTGGGATTTATTGATTGCACCAAACTGGGGTTTAAATAAATCGTCTATTCAAACTTATATAGACAGGGAAATCGAAAAAAGAGGGATAGTACAGGGCTCTGCCTATGTGCCGGCAGTGGCTGCGGTATAA
- a CDS encoding ammonium transporter — MNKVLFKQVIPFVVLAIVAIAALFVPLHADFEAGKYNAADIAWILVATALVFLMTPGLAFFYGGMVHRKNVLSTMIKSIVSAGIISVLWVTVGFSLAFGESIHGLIGNPLTFLFFQGVNSGPAWSLAPTIPLTLFALFQLMFAIITPGLVVGAVAERIRFTSYILFIVLFAIFVYSPLAHWTWHPDGILFKMGVLDFAGGTVVHISAGMAALAGALVLKRRKVHQDHQEIPPANIPYVLIGTGLLWFGWFGFNAGSALGANSLAVSAFATTNIAAGAAGLSWMFFDVLMGKKPSVLGFCIGAVVGLVAITPGAGFVAIPHSIFIGVAAAIISNLAVMWKSKTSLDDTLDVFPCHGVGGIVGMLLTGVFATKTVNAAGADGLFYGNADFFLTQLKGVLIVATFSFVVSFLIFKLINVIQPIRVTSEEEEEGLDASQHNEKYSQGTLIVSSTGLEMENSPLS; from the coding sequence ATGAATAAAGTTCTATTTAAACAGGTAATTCCGTTCGTTGTTCTTGCAATTGTTGCAATTGCAGCACTTTTTGTTCCATTACATGCCGATTTTGAAGCTGGTAAATATAATGCAGCTGATATTGCATGGATTTTGGTAGCCACTGCACTCGTTTTTCTAATGACACCGGGCCTTGCTTTCTTTTATGGTGGAATGGTACACAGAAAGAATGTGCTTTCCACGATGATTAAAAGTATAGTTTCGGCAGGTATAATCAGTGTATTATGGGTTACAGTAGGTTTTAGTCTTGCATTTGGAGAAAGTATTCACGGCCTGATTGGAAATCCATTAACTTTTCTGTTTTTCCAGGGAGTGAATTCCGGTCCGGCATGGAGCCTTGCACCAACAATTCCTTTAACCTTATTTGCATTATTTCAGCTGATGTTCGCTATTATTACTCCTGGACTTGTGGTAGGAGCAGTTGCTGAACGTATACGTTTTACTTCTTATATCTTATTTATTGTACTGTTCGCCATCTTTGTTTATTCACCGCTGGCACACTGGACATGGCATCCTGACGGTATCCTGTTTAAAATGGGGGTACTGGATTTTGCCGGTGGTACAGTTGTTCATATTTCTGCCGGAATGGCTGCACTTGCAGGCGCGCTTGTATTGAAGAGAAGAAAAGTTCACCAGGATCATCAGGAAATTCCACCTGCAAATATCCCTTATGTATTAATTGGTACAGGACTGTTGTGGTTTGGCTGGTTTGGATTTAATGCAGGTTCAGCATTAGGTGCAAATAGTCTGGCTGTATCTGCATTCGCAACTACAAATATTGCAGCGGGAGCGGCAGGTTTATCGTGGATGTTTTTTGATGTATTAATGGGTAAAAAACCATCGGTACTTGGATTTTGTATTGGTGCAGTAGTAGGTCTGGTTGCGATTACTCCGGGCGCAGGATTCGTGGCTATTCCACATAGTATTTTTATAGGTGTTGCTGCGGCTATTATTTCTAACCTGGCAGTGATGTGGAAATCTAAAACCAGTCTTGATGATACATTAGATGTATTTCCTTGTCATGGTGTAGGTGGTATTGTAGGGATGTTACTGACAGGGGTATTTGCCACTAAAACTGTAAATGCTGCGGGCGCAGATGGTTTGTTTTATGGAAATGCGGATTTCTTTTTAACACAATTGAAAGGGGTACTGATTGTAGCCACCTTCAGCTTTGTGGTATCCTTCCTGATTTTCAAATTAATAAATGTAATTCAGCCGATCCGTGTAACCTCAGAAGAAGAAGAAGAAGGTCTTGACGCAAGTCAGCATAATGAAAAATATTCTCAGGGTACTTTGATTGTCTCTTCAACCGGGCTTGAAATGGAGAATTCTCCATTGTCCTGA
- a CDS encoding porin: MKIKSFFTLSALTMSAATYAQETPASSPLQISGSADVYYKYDFSKKPNIGTSFANDQNSVSIGMLDLALKKTTGKASFVGELSFGPRGQYGSIPNGEGETNNADNSFHIQNLYMSYAVTNKLALTAGYMSTFIGYEVIVPTGNFNYSTSYLFTNGPFQNAGIRANYTFSPKIALMVGLFNDWNAYKDVNGVTHFGAQLTVVPVEGWTAYLNLLTGRASGATGTGSIYDLTTSYQVTEKVKIGLNAADYSVTNNNGGYSGAALYLQNAFTTNFSLGLRGEYFKTKDVPDLEGSNVKSITLTANLKAGGLTFIPEVRFDNGSTARFIKNNLDPTKNASQFSLAAVYAF; this comes from the coding sequence ATGAAGATTAAATCTTTTTTCACGCTTTCTGCCCTTACCATGAGCGCTGCCACTTACGCTCAGGAAACGCCCGCTTCATCGCCGTTGCAGATCTCGGGATCGGCGGATGTTTATTACAAGTATGATTTCTCTAAAAAGCCTAATATTGGGACGAGCTTTGCAAATGACCAGAATTCAGTGTCTATCGGAATGCTTGACCTGGCTTTAAAGAAAACTACAGGAAAAGCTTCTTTTGTAGGAGAGTTGTCATTTGGCCCGCGTGGGCAATATGGCTCAATCCCTAACGGTGAAGGAGAAACTAATAATGCTGACAATTCTTTTCATATACAGAATTTGTACATGTCTTATGCAGTAACCAATAAACTAGCGCTTACTGCAGGTTATATGAGCACTTTTATTGGTTATGAAGTAATCGTGCCTACTGGTAATTTTAATTATTCTACTTCGTATCTTTTTACGAATGGTCCTTTTCAGAATGCAGGAATCAGAGCGAATTATACCTTCTCTCCGAAAATTGCTTTAATGGTCGGATTATTCAATGACTGGAATGCTTATAAAGACGTGAATGGAGTGACGCATTTTGGGGCTCAATTGACCGTTGTTCCCGTTGAAGGATGGACAGCTTACCTGAATTTATTAACCGGGAGAGCATCCGGAGCGACAGGGACGGGATCAATTTATGATTTAACGACTTCTTATCAGGTAACGGAGAAAGTAAAGATTGGTTTAAATGCTGCTGATTATTCAGTAACCAATAACAATGGGGGATATAGCGGGGCTGCGCTTTATTTGCAAAATGCTTTTACAACGAATTTTTCTTTAGGGCTGAGAGGAGAATATTTCAAAACGAAAGATGTTCCTGATCTGGAAGGATCAAATGTTAAATCGATTACGCTAACTGCAAATTTAAAAGCGGGCGGATTAACATTTATACCTGAGGTCAGGTTTGATAATGGTTCAACGGCAAGGTTCATCAAGAATAATCTTGACCCTACAAAAAATGCTTCACAATTTTCATTAGCTGCGGTATATGCATTTTAA
- a CDS encoding ribonuclease H-like YkuK family protein — protein MTWKKFNGEVIHLPILEEVEKAIIRETEKGYHLKVCVGTDSQVKGAYTDFATVIVLLREQHGGFMYIHQEKTTQQMSIKERMLIEVQKSIETAYAVCDLLDLYDVDLEVHADINTNPMFKSNKALNEAMGYILSMGFIFKAKPEAFASSTCADKMVH, from the coding sequence ATGACCTGGAAAAAATTCAACGGCGAAGTGATCCACTTGCCAATTTTAGAAGAAGTAGAAAAAGCTATCATCAGAGAAACCGAAAAAGGCTATCATCTTAAAGTATGCGTGGGTACAGATTCGCAGGTTAAAGGTGCTTACACTGATTTTGCTACAGTGATTGTTCTGCTAAGAGAACAACATGGAGGTTTCATGTACATCCATCAGGAAAAGACCACGCAACAAATGAGTATTAAAGAAAGAATGCTCATTGAAGTACAAAAATCCATAGAAACTGCTTATGCAGTCTGTGATCTGCTGGACTTGTATGACGTGGATCTTGAAGTACATGCAGATATTAATACCAATCCTATGTTCAAGTCTAACAAAGCATTGAACGAGGCCATGGGATATATCCTGAGCATGGGGTTTATTTTCAAAGCTAAACCAGAGGCTTTTGCCAGCTCAACCTGTGCAGATAAAATGGTTCATTAA
- a CDS encoding bifunctional alpha,alpha-trehalose-phosphate synthase (UDP-forming)/trehalose-phosphatase: protein MVNKTIIVSNRLPVKIVEENGEYLLSPSEGGLATGLGSVYKKGNNVWVGWPGIDVPEERQQEVTEKLAELNLIPVFLTPDEINLYYEGFSNEVLWPVFHYMVTYAHFEQTYWDFYQSVNDKFKAVVTAHLNEDDTVWIHDYQLLLLPQLIRDAQPHVIIGFFQHIPFPSYEMFRLIPWREELIGGMFGADLLGFHTFDDVRHFLSAASRLSSAKVSNNVVTFKDRQIVVEAFPMGIDADKFEKLTDDPLVAEHVLSLKETMQECKIILTIDRLDYSKGILQRLQAYELLLETHPEYIGQLSLYMIVVPSRDTVAQYRELKDQIDQLVGNINAHFRTLNWLPVHYFYRSFPVEFLSALYYTADICLVTPMRDGMNLVSKEYIASRVENTGVLILSEMAGASKELNDALIVNPNNIGDVMRAIVKAINMPVTEQRTRMSVMRGIVKKFDIHLWVKNFMDKLAEVKQMQESLLTKHAVKAIREQIAEAYSIAQDRFIFLDYDGTLVGFNGDIDKASPDKELYDILEQLSADPANQVVIVSGRRHQTLEQWFGHLKLGLIAEHGAWQKHQQQEWKSLPLLTDRWKQEISTVLDTYTDRTPGSFIEEKSYSLVWHYRKVEEGLGELRANEIINHLGATVADKGLQMMPGNKVIEFKNVEVNKGKATLAWLYGSHPDFIIALGDDHTDEDIFKALKPEDYTIKVGSNISAARYYLRDFVEVREFLKTLAAN from the coding sequence ATGGTGAATAAAACAATTATAGTTTCAAATAGATTACCCGTTAAAATAGTAGAAGAAAATGGGGAGTATCTCCTTAGTCCAAGTGAAGGAGGTTTAGCTACCGGTTTAGGATCGGTTTATAAAAAAGGGAATAATGTATGGGTAGGATGGCCTGGAATTGATGTTCCTGAAGAACGGCAGCAGGAAGTTACTGAAAAGCTCGCTGAACTCAATCTGATCCCCGTATTTTTAACTCCTGATGAAATCAACCTTTATTACGAAGGATTTTCCAACGAAGTTTTATGGCCCGTATTTCACTATATGGTTACCTATGCACATTTTGAACAAACCTATTGGGATTTCTATCAAAGTGTAAATGATAAGTTTAAAGCAGTAGTTACTGCACATCTGAATGAAGATGATACAGTCTGGATACATGATTACCAGCTTTTATTGCTTCCTCAATTGATAAGAGACGCACAGCCTCATGTCATCATTGGTTTTTTCCAGCATATTCCTTTTCCTTCGTATGAAATGTTTCGCCTGATTCCATGGCGGGAAGAATTGATTGGCGGAATGTTTGGCGCAGATTTGCTTGGTTTCCACACTTTTGACGACGTCAGACATTTTCTAAGTGCAGCTTCACGTTTATCCTCAGCAAAAGTATCAAATAATGTAGTCACCTTTAAAGACAGGCAGATTGTAGTAGAAGCTTTTCCGATGGGAATTGATGCGGATAAATTTGAGAAGCTGACTGATGATCCGCTGGTTGCTGAACATGTGCTTTCTCTCAAAGAGACGATGCAGGAATGCAAAATTATCTTAACCATTGACAGGCTGGATTACAGCAAGGGAATATTACAGCGTTTACAGGCTTATGAATTGCTGCTGGAAACTCATCCTGAATATATAGGGCAATTATCATTGTATATGATAGTTGTGCCATCCAGGGATACAGTTGCGCAATACAGAGAATTAAAAGATCAGATTGATCAGCTCGTAGGAAATATCAATGCGCATTTCAGAACTTTAAATTGGTTACCGGTACATTATTTTTACCGTTCTTTTCCTGTAGAATTTTTATCTGCACTCTATTACACAGCAGATATTTGTTTGGTAACCCCGATGCGCGACGGAATGAACCTGGTCAGCAAAGAATATATAGCCAGCAGGGTAGAAAATACCGGGGTACTTATTTTAAGTGAGATGGCCGGGGCTTCTAAAGAACTAAATGATGCGCTGATTGTAAACCCTAATAATATTGGGGATGTAATGCGGGCTATTGTTAAAGCGATCAATATGCCTGTTACGGAGCAGCGGACAAGAATGTCTGTGATGAGAGGCATTGTAAAGAAATTTGATATACACCTTTGGGTCAAGAATTTTATGGATAAGTTAGCTGAAGTTAAACAGATGCAAGAGTCATTGTTAACTAAACATGCGGTAAAAGCAATACGGGAACAGATAGCGGAGGCTTATTCGATAGCTCAGGACCGGTTTATTTTTCTGGATTATGACGGAACTCTTGTTGGTTTTAACGGAGATATTGATAAAGCTTCGCCCGATAAAGAATTATATGATATACTGGAACAATTGTCTGCTGATCCGGCAAATCAGGTAGTCATCGTCAGCGGACGCAGACATCAGACACTGGAACAGTGGTTTGGACATTTGAAATTGGGTTTAATTGCTGAACATGGCGCATGGCAAAAACACCAGCAGCAGGAATGGAAGTCTTTGCCATTGCTGACTGACCGCTGGAAACAGGAAATAAGTACCGTGCTGGATACTTATACAGACCGTACTCCGGGTTCTTTCATTGAAGAAAAGAGTTATTCACTGGTTTGGCATTACCGTAAAGTAGAAGAAGGCTTAGGAGAGCTCAGGGCGAACGAGATCATTAACCATCTGGGTGCAACAGTTGCCGATAAAGGCTTGCAGATGATGCCAGGTAATAAAGTGATCGAGTTTAAAAATGTAGAAGTGAATAAAGGGAAAGCTACTTTAGCCTGGTTGTATGGTAGTCATCCTGATTTTATTATTGCACTGGGCGATGACCATACAGATGAAGATATTTTCAAAGCGCTGAAGCCAGAAGATTATACGATTAAAGTAGGAAGCAATATTTCAGCAGCAAGATATTACTTAAGAGATTTTGTGGAAGTACGTGAGTTCCTGAAAACATTGGCAGCAAACTAA